A single region of the Manihot esculenta cultivar AM560-2 chromosome 12, M.esculenta_v8, whole genome shotgun sequence genome encodes:
- the LOC110628111 gene encoding protein CURVATURE THYLAKOID 1D, chloroplastic gives MELCTAQSLSNLPKIFTSRPILILSKTALNLQQAHIPSSGRRCSPHSRFLSVPRSITPEESSSGASLYVTEERDNEVTVEVDPPSEKKVYNESSETEAPLDDSPVDEQLSDFWANLKFEDTYSILLYGGGTLVALWLASAVVSAIDSIPLFPKLLEVVGLGYSIWFTTRYLLFKKSRDELAAKVEELKQQVLGSSDN, from the exons ATGGAGCTCTGCACTGCTCAATCCCTCTCTAATCTTCCCAAAATTTTCACCTCCCGCCCCATTCTCATACTCTCCAAAACCGCCCTCAATCTCCAGCAAGCGCACATCCCTTCCTCTGGCCGCCGTTGCAGTCCCCACTCCC GATTTCTCTCAGTTCCAAGATCAATAACACCCGAGGAATCTTCGAGCGGAGCAAGTCTGTATGTCACCGAAGAACGAGACAATGAAGTGACAGTAGAAGTCGATCCTCCAAGTGAAAAGAAAGTGTACAATGAGAGCAGCGAAACTGAAGCGCCCCTGGATGATTCTCCTGTTGATGAGCAACTAAGTGATTTTTGGGCTAACCTGAAG TTTGAAGATACCTATTCTATTCTGTTGTATGGTGGTGGTACCCTGGTTGCCCTGTGGTTAGCATCAGCTGTTGTTAGTGCTATTGATTCTATTCCATTG TTTCCTAAGTTGCTGGAAGTTGTGGGTCTTGGTTACAGCATCTGGTTCACTACCCGCTATTTGCTATTTAAG AAAAGTAGGGATGAGTTGGCTGCTAAAGTTGAAGAGCTTAAGCAACAGGTCCTTGGATCCAGTGACAATTGA